Within Sphingobium sp. KCTC 72723, the genomic segment ATGGCCGGATATCAACATGCCGATTATCCCGACGGCATCCTGCTGCCGGGGCTGGCCAATCGGGCGGCCTACAGCTTTGCGGGCAATCTGTTCTGGTCGCCGGTAAAGCAACTGGATTTGGGGATCGAGTATCGCCATGCTCAACGCGAAGTCGTCTCTGGCCTGAAAGGGCAGATGGACCGCGTGGAAATGGCCGCGAAATTCACGTTTTAAGGGAGAGGGCAGATGGCGACAACATATGACGACGGCCAGCCAAAACATAGCGTGACGGGGCAGAACGAGAAACTCGTGATTGCCGCATCGTCGCTGGGGACGGTGTTCGAATGGTATGATTTCTATCTTTACGGTTTGCTGGCGACCTATATCAGCGCGCAATTCTTTTCCGGCGTGAACGAGACGACCGGATTTATCTTTGCGCTGGCGGCGTTCGCGGCGGGCTTTGCGGTGCGGCCGTTCGGGGCGATCGTGTTCGGGCGGATCGGCGACATGGTCGGGCGCAAGAATACGTTTCTGGTGACGATGGGGATCATGGGGCTTTCGACCTTCGCGGTCGGCCTGCTGCCGAGCTATGCCAGCATCGGCGTGGCGGCCCCTATCATCCTGCTGATCATGCGGCTGGCCCAGGGGCTGGCGCTGGGCGGCGAATATGGCGGGGCAGCGACTTATGTGGCCGAACATGCGCCGGAGGGGAAGCGTGGCCTCTATACCAGCTGGATCCAGACCACGGCGACATTCGGCCTGTTCGCCGCGTTGCTGGTGGTCATCGGTTTCCGCTTTGCGTTGGGCGAGGAGGCCTTTGCGGCATGGGGATGGCGTCTGCCATTCCTGATTTCGATCCTGCTGCTGGGCGTGTCGATGTGGATCCGGTTGCAGTTGAATGAAAGCCCCGTGTTCCAGAAGATGAAGGATGAAGGCACGGTGTCCAAGGCGCCGCTGACCGAAGCGTTCGGCCAGTGGGGCAATCTGCGCTGGGTCATCATCGCGCTGCTGGGTGCGGTGATGGGGCAGGCAGTCGTATGGTATGCCGGGCAGTTCTACGCGCTGTTCTTTCTGGAAAAGACGCTGCGGGTGGATGGCGCGACGGCCAATATCCTGATCGCCATTGCGCTGGCGCTGGCGACGCCCTTCTTCGTGTTCTTCGGCTGGCTGAGCGACAAGATCGGGCGCAAGCCGATCATCCTGGGCGGGTGCGCATTGGCGGCGATCACTTACTTCCCCTTGTTCGGGGCGTTAACGAGCGCGGCCAATCCGGCGCTGGCAGCAGCGCAGGCATCAGCACCGGTGACGATCGTGGCGCACCAAGATGAGTGTTCGTTCCAGTTCGATCCGGTCGGCAAGAACAAGTTCGACACATCAAGCTGCGACATCGCCAAAGCCTACATGGCCAAGACCGGGGTGAGTTACAGCAATGTAGAGGCAGCGGCAGGCACGCCTGCTCTCGTCAGGGTCGGCAGCGCCAGCTTTGCAGCGCCCGATGGTGCGACGCTGGCGGGCGGCGGCAAGGCAGCGGCGATCACCGGCTTTCAGGACGAGTTGAAGGCGGGGCTGGCGCAAGCGGGATACCCGCCCAAGGCTGACACGGCCAAGATCAACAAGGTCGCGGTCGTGGCGATCCTGTGGGCGTTGGCGATGCTGGTGACGATGGTTTACGGACCGATCGCCGCGATGCTGGTGGAACTGTTCCCCAGCCGGATCCGCTACACGTCGATGTCGCTGCCCTATCATATCGGCAATGGCTGGTTCGGCGGGTTCCTGCCCACGACCGCTTTTGCGATGGTCGCGGCGACCGGGAATATCTATTACGGCCTGTGGTATCCGGTCGTGGTGGCGGCGGCGACCGTGGTGATCGGGCTGTTGTTCCTGCCGGAAACTTTCCGCCGGAATATCGAACAATAGACAGCAAGATGGACAATATGCGGCATGTGGCAGCATCCGAAAGGGTACTGCCATTTTTTATGGCTGTTTACGTAAACTTTATTATGTGATAATTTCTCAAATATATCATGATAGGTAATATTATGTCTTTTCTGTGCATGACTGTAACACCTGTTACAGTCCTATGCCGCATCGGGAGAAGGGATTGGAAACGCCTGTAAAATTCAGGCCATTTTTTGATTGCAAACGTTTGCCGTTTTGCTATTCCTCTTTCAGGGAGTGATTGCGTGTGCGCCGACCATGGCCGTTCGCGATCGCACATCCCGCCATGTGAAGTGGAAGGTGTCGTCAGGACTGCACGCCTGAAGGTGCCTTCCCCTTCTCATAGAAAAGAGAGAGGATGCGTGACGAGATGACCCCTTGCTGGACCGCTGCGCATGTGCGCGCGATTGGCGCTGACAGGGCCGTTGCGCCATCGATCGGCGCGCAGCATGTCGTCGCGGTCGCGCCCGACATCGACATTTGGGACGCATGGCCGGTGCAGGATCGCGATGGCGTGCCTGTCGTCACGGAGGCGGGCGTGGAAATATGGATGGCGCTGGCTGCGCCGCGTTTCGACGATCCCGATGAACGGCATGGTCATGCGCGGATCCACCTGATCCACTTGTCCGATGGTATATGGTCGGACGCTGGCCCGGCGATGCCGGACGGTTTTTCGCCCGGCAGCCGGGAATGGTCGGGGTCGGCGGTGTTGGACGATGCGACCGGGGACGTGATCCTCTATTTCACCGCAGCGGGCCGCCGGGGCGAGACAGCGCCAAGTTTCGAACAGCGCATGTTCAGCGCGCGGGCGCGGTTGACCGACAAGACGACGCTGGACCAGTGGCATGATCTGCGCGAAGTCATCCTGCCCGATCCGGCGCATTATATGTCCACGACCGTTGGCGGGGGCATCGGCACGATCAAGGCCTGGCGCGATCCGGCCTATTTCCGCGATCCGGCCGATGGCAGCCATTATCTGTTATTTGCCGGGTCGTTGGCCGGGTCTGCTTCGGCCTATAATGGCGTGGTGGGCTTTGCCCGTGCGCCTGCCGACCAGCCGGACGCATGGACGCTCCAGCCGCCTTTGCTGTCGGCGGACGGGGTGAATAATGAGCTGGAACGGCCGCATATGCTGGTCCATGATGGGCTATATTATCTGTTCTGGTCGACGCAGGCCCATGTATTCGACCCGCAAGGTCCGGTCGGTCCCACCGGCCTATATGGCATGGTCGCCGATGCGGTGGATGGCGCGTGGCGGCCAATCAACGGCAGCGGGCTGCTATTCGCCAATCCGGCGGATGCGCCCGCGCAAAGCTATAGCTGGATGGTGATGCCCGATTTGCGCGTGACGAGTTTCATCGACAATTGGGGCGGCGGCACCGCGCGGCGCTTTGGCGGGACGTTCGCGCCCTTCGTGCAATTGTGGCTGGATGGCGATGCGGCGGGAGTAGTGGCGTGAGCGCGCCGCTATTCGCGGGCGTCGAACTGGGCGGGACCAAGATGATCCTGCTGCGCGCACGCGGGCGGGACATTATCGAGCGGGTTTCGATCCCCACGACAACGCCGGGCGAGACTTTGGCTGCGGCGGCGAACCGCCTGCGCGCATGGCAGGCGGAAGAAGCGTTCGCGGCGCTGGGCATCGCGTCGTTCGGGCCGTTGCGGCTGGACCGGGCGGCGGATGATTTCGGCCATATGCTGCCGACGCCCAAGCCGGGCTGGACCGGGGCGGATATTTACGGGGCGCTGGGTGGTCCGCTGGCCTGCCCCGCCGCGATCGACACCGATGTGAATGGCGCGGCGCTGGCGGAGGCGCGATGGGGCGCGGGGGCGGAAGGGGAAACGCCGTCCGACGCGCTATGCTATCTGACGATCGGCACGGGCCTTGGCGGCGGGTTCGCGCTGCATGGCCGGGCGCTGCATGGGGCGATGCACCCGGAATTGGGGCATATCGCGATCCGCCGCGCGCCGGGGGATGATTTTTCCGGTGCCTGCCCCTTCCATGGCGACTGTATCGAGGGGCTGGTGTGCGGCCCGGCGCTGGCGCAGCGGTTCGGGGTGGCAGGCGACCAGATACAAGCCGACAACCCGCGATGGGACCATGTGGCGCATGACATTGCCCGGCTGGTCGGCACGATATTGCTGACCACGGCGGCGCGGCAGGTGCTGATCGGTGGCGGGGTCGGCATCGGGCGGGCGGCATTGCTGGACGTAGTGCGGGCCAAGGTGGTGGCGCAACTGGGCGGCTATCTGCCCTTCGTCACGGCCGACAGCATAGCAAGCATCGTGCGGTTGCCAGCGCTGGGCGATCAGGCCGGGCCGCTGGGTGCAGTGGCGCTGGCGATGGATGCGCTGGAGGCGCAGAAGAACAGCTGATCGGGGAATGGGCATTGAGCGTCACCGAGACATTTCTGCTGGCGCTGTGCATCGTGCTGGGTGGTCCGTGGCTGCTGTGGCGGCTGGCGCGGACGGACACATGGATGCCGCTGGTGGTGGTGCAGATCATGGCGGGCGTGCTGCTGGGTCCCGGCGTTTTGGGCGTGGCGATGCCGCAGGTGCATGGATTTCTGTTTACGCCGGGCGTGATCGCGGCGCTGAACGGTATCGCCTGGTGGGCAGTGATGATCTTCGTGTGGCTGGCGGGGATCGAACTGGACCTGAAGGACGCATGGGTCGCGCGGCGCGAGACGTGGATTACCGCGTCGCTGGCGCTGGCCGTGCCACTGGCGCTGGGCGCGGGGGCAGCGGCGGTGATCCTGACGCAGCCGGGCTGGATCGGGGCGAAGGCGCAGCATTGGCAGGCGGTGCTGGGCATGGGCATGGCGTGCGCGGTGACGGCGTTGCCGATTCTGGTGCTGTTGATGGACAAGTTGGCGATATTGCGCGCGCCGCTGGGGCAGCGGGTGCTGCGCTATGCCAGTCTGGACGATATTGCGATCTGGGGCGTGCTGGCGCTGATCCTGCTCGATTGGGCGCGAGTGGAGCGGCAGGTCGGGTTCCTGCTGCTGTTCCCGGTCGTCGCGGTCGGCATTCGCGCGGTGATGGCGCGGATCGGCGGGCGCGACCGGCTGCATCTGGGGATGCTGACGCTGGCGGCGACCGGCTTTGCCGCCGACTGGGCGGGGCTGCATTTCATGGTCGGCGCGTTTCTGGCCGGGGCGATACTGGACAGGGGATGGTTCGACGAGGCGCAGATGGATTTCCTGCGCGATCATATGTTGCTGACGGTGATGCCGGTCTTTTTCCTCAGCACGGGGCTGCGCACCCGATGGGCGATGGGGGGCGTGGAAGTGATTGGCGCGGCGGCGCTGCTGCTGGTCGCGGCGGTGGCGGGCAAGCTGATCGGCGTGGGGATTGCGGGGCGGATATTGGGCTGGGCGAAGGGTGAGGCGCGGATCATCGGCTGGCTGCTCCAGACCAAGGCGATGATCATGATCATATTCGCCAACATATTGCTGGACCGGCAGATCATCAGCGGGACCAGCTTCACGGCCTTGCTGTTGATGGCGATCGGCAGCACGATGATGACGATACCGATGGTGCGCGGAAAAATCGTAAAAGCGACACCGATAGAAACATAGGGTCAAGGAGAGAGTGATGCGGATGGGACGCTTGTTGGCCGTTGGGACGGCAATCCTTTGCTTTGCGCCTTCGGGTGCGGCGCTCGCCAAGGTGAGCGCGAGCGCCGATGGCAAGCTGTTGCGGCTGGATGGCGGCGGCGTGACCTATGCGATGGGGGTGGACGACAAGGGCTATCTCCAGCCGCTTTACTGGGGCGCGGCGCTGGACGCGGGTGCGCCACTGGCAGCGAAGGTGCCGGGCGAATTGTCCGGCTTCGATCCGGCAGGCTCCATCACGGCGCAGGAATATGCCGGGCAAGGCGAAGGACTGGTCAGCGAGCCGGGGGTGAAGGCTATGTTCGCCGATGGCAATCGCGACCTGGTGCTGAAATATCGCGGGCATAAGGTGTCGGGCGAGACGCTGACGGTGGAACTGGCCGATATTCGCCGTCCGCTGAGCGTCACGCTGCGGTATACGATGGACCCGACGACGGGCGTGATCGCCCGGTCGGCCAGCGTGCGCAATGGCGACGCGCAGCCGGTGCGGATCGACCAGATGGCGGCAGCGACCTTTACCCTGCCGACCGGGGACGATTATCGGCTCCATTATCTGACCGGGCGGCATGGGGCGGAATGGTCGCAGGCGAGCGTGGCGGTGACCCCTGCCCTGACCGTGCTGGAAAGCCGGCGCGGATCGACCGGGCATGGCAATCAGCCATGGTTCGCGGTGGGGCGCAGCGGCACAAGCGAGACGGACGGGCCGGTGTGGTATGGGGCGCTGGCATGGTCGGGATCGTTCCAGTTGAGCGTGGGGGCCGATAATCTGAGCCGGGTGCGGATAAGCGGGGGATATAACCCCTATGATTTCAGCTGGACGTTGAAGCCGGGCGAGACGCTGGATACGCCGGTATTTTATGCGGGTTATTCGGCGCAGGGCATGGGCGATGCGTCGCGGCGGTTCCATGCGTTTCAGCGGGCCAGCATCATTCCGGGCGGGGCCAAGGCGAAGATCCGGCCGGTGCTGTATAATAGTTGGGAAGCGACGACGTTCAACGTGACCGAGGCCGGGCAGATGGCGCTGGCGGAGAAGGCCGCGAAGATCGGCGTCGAACGGTTCGTGGTCGATGATGGCTGGTTCGGCGCGAGGGACGATGACAAGGCGGGGCTGGGCGACTGGAGCGTCAATCCGAAAAAATTCCCCAATGGCCTCAAACCCCTGATCGACAAGGTCAAATCGCTGGGGATGGATTTTGGCCTGTGGGTCGAACCGGAAATGGTGAACGCCAACAGCGACCTGTATCGGGCGCATCCCGACTGGGTGCTGCACTTCCCCGACCGGCCACGGACGGAAGGGCGCAACCAGTTGGTGCTGAATTTGGCGCGGGCGGACGTGCGCGACCATATTCTGGGCTGGCTCGACAGGCTGGTGCGCGACAATGACATTGCGTTTCTGAAATGGGATTATAATCGCAACTGGACCGAAGGCGGCTGGCCGGGGGTTCCGCCGCAGGACCAGCAGCGGGTGCAGGTCGAGTATGTCCGCAACCTCTATCATATCCTGACCGAGTTGCGGCGGCGGCATCCGGGGCTGGAGATTGAGGGCTGTTCGGGTGGTGGCGGGCGCATCGACCTTGGCATCATGGGGGTGA encodes:
- a CDS encoding MFS transporter; translated protein: MATTYDDGQPKHSVTGQNEKLVIAASSLGTVFEWYDFYLYGLLATYISAQFFSGVNETTGFIFALAAFAAGFAVRPFGAIVFGRIGDMVGRKNTFLVTMGIMGLSTFAVGLLPSYASIGVAAPIILLIMRLAQGLALGGEYGGAATYVAEHAPEGKRGLYTSWIQTTATFGLFAALLVVIGFRFALGEEAFAAWGWRLPFLISILLLGVSMWIRLQLNESPVFQKMKDEGTVSKAPLTEAFGQWGNLRWVIIALLGAVMGQAVVWYAGQFYALFFLEKTLRVDGATANILIAIALALATPFFVFFGWLSDKIGRKPIILGGCALAAITYFPLFGALTSAANPALAAAQASAPVTIVAHQDECSFQFDPVGKNKFDTSSCDIAKAYMAKTGVSYSNVEAAAGTPALVRVGSASFAAPDGATLAGGGKAAAITGFQDELKAGLAQAGYPPKADTAKINKVAVVAILWALAMLVTMVYGPIAAMLVELFPSRIRYTSMSLPYHIGNGWFGGFLPTTAFAMVAATGNIYYGLWYPVVVAAATVVIGLLFLPETFRRNIEQ
- a CDS encoding glycoside hydrolase family 68 protein, which produces MTPCWTAAHVRAIGADRAVAPSIGAQHVVAVAPDIDIWDAWPVQDRDGVPVVTEAGVEIWMALAAPRFDDPDERHGHARIHLIHLSDGIWSDAGPAMPDGFSPGSREWSGSAVLDDATGDVILYFTAAGRRGETAPSFEQRMFSARARLTDKTTLDQWHDLREVILPDPAHYMSTTVGGGIGTIKAWRDPAYFRDPADGSHYLLFAGSLAGSASAYNGVVGFARAPADQPDAWTLQPPLLSADGVNNELERPHMLVHDGLYYLFWSTQAHVFDPQGPVGPTGLYGMVADAVDGAWRPINGSGLLFANPADAPAQSYSWMVMPDLRVTSFIDNWGGGTARRFGGTFAPFVQLWLDGDAAGVVA
- a CDS encoding ROK family protein gives rise to the protein MSAPLFAGVELGGTKMILLRARGRDIIERVSIPTTTPGETLAAAANRLRAWQAEEAFAALGIASFGPLRLDRAADDFGHMLPTPKPGWTGADIYGALGGPLACPAAIDTDVNGAALAEARWGAGAEGETPSDALCYLTIGTGLGGGFALHGRALHGAMHPELGHIAIRRAPGDDFSGACPFHGDCIEGLVCGPALAQRFGVAGDQIQADNPRWDHVAHDIARLVGTILLTTAARQVLIGGGVGIGRAALLDVVRAKVVAQLGGYLPFVTADSIASIVRLPALGDQAGPLGAVALAMDALEAQKNS
- a CDS encoding cation:proton antiporter — encoded protein: MSVTETFLLALCIVLGGPWLLWRLARTDTWMPLVVVQIMAGVLLGPGVLGVAMPQVHGFLFTPGVIAALNGIAWWAVMIFVWLAGIELDLKDAWVARRETWITASLALAVPLALGAGAAAVILTQPGWIGAKAQHWQAVLGMGMACAVTALPILVLLMDKLAILRAPLGQRVLRYASLDDIAIWGVLALILLDWARVERQVGFLLLFPVVAVGIRAVMARIGGRDRLHLGMLTLAATGFAADWAGLHFMVGAFLAGAILDRGWFDEAQMDFLRDHMLLTVMPVFFLSTGLRTRWAMGGVEVIGAAALLLVAAVAGKLIGVGIAGRILGWAKGEARIIGWLLQTKAMIMIIFANILLDRQIISGTSFTALLLMAIGSTMMTIPMVRGKIVKATPIET
- a CDS encoding alpha-galactosidase; amino-acid sequence: MRMGRLLAVGTAILCFAPSGAALAKVSASADGKLLRLDGGGVTYAMGVDDKGYLQPLYWGAALDAGAPLAAKVPGELSGFDPAGSITAQEYAGQGEGLVSEPGVKAMFADGNRDLVLKYRGHKVSGETLTVELADIRRPLSVTLRYTMDPTTGVIARSASVRNGDAQPVRIDQMAAATFTLPTGDDYRLHYLTGRHGAEWSQASVAVTPALTVLESRRGSTGHGNQPWFAVGRSGTSETDGPVWYGALAWSGSFQLSVGADNLSRVRISGGYNPYDFSWTLKPGETLDTPVFYAGYSAQGMGDASRRFHAFQRASIIPGGAKAKIRPVLYNSWEATTFNVTEAGQMALAEKAAKIGVERFVVDDGWFGARDDDKAGLGDWSVNPKKFPNGLKPLIDKVKSLGMDFGLWVEPEMVNANSDLYRAHPDWVLHFPDRPRTEGRNQLVLNLARADVRDHILGWLDRLVRDNDIAFLKWDYNRNWTEGGWPGVPPQDQQRVQVEYVRNLYHILTELRRRHPGLEIEGCSGGGGRIDLGIMGVTDQSWTSDNTDPFDRLTIQDGFTQAYAPSIMMAWVTDSPNWANGRETSLDYRFLSAMQGSLGIGSNLDHWQQGDFDTVRTWIAAYKEIRATVQRGDLYRIAPPRPDSATSATLYVAPDKRQAVLFQMLHSSMFRDNVGAVALDGLDPARTYKVRMLDGAALPDGVPGLASGAYWMRAGVRVKMKGDYKGLGLVFEAVK